A genomic region of Macaca thibetana thibetana isolate TM-01 chromosome 14, ASM2454274v1, whole genome shotgun sequence contains the following coding sequences:
- the TMEM132A gene encoding transmembrane protein 132A, with translation MCALMAGRAAAAPRGPYGPLLCLLVALAVDVVRVDCGQAPLDPVYLPAALELLDAPEHFRVQHVGHYPPANSSLSSRSETFLLLQPWPRAQPLLRASYPPFATQQVVPPRVTEPHQRPVPWDVRAVSVEAAVTPAEPHARVLFHLKGQDWPPGSGSLPCARLHATHPAGTAHQACRFQPSLGACVVELELPSHWFSQASTTRAELAYTLEPAAEGPGGCGSGEENDPGEQALPVGGVELRPADPPQYQEVPLDEAVTLRVPDVPVRPGQLFSATLLLRHNFTASLLTLRIKVKKGLHVTAARPAQPTLWTAKLDRFKGSKHHTTLITCHRAGLTEPDSSPLELFEFLWVDFVVENSTGGGVAVTRPVTWQLEYPGQAPEAEKDKMVWEILVSERDIRALIPLAKAEELVNTAPLTGVPQHVPVRLVTVDGGGALVEVTEHVGCESANTQVLQVSEACDAVFVAGKESRGARGVRVDFWWRRLRASLRLTVWAPLLPLRIELTDTTLEQVRGWRVPSSAEGPAEPAAEAVDETERRARGCHLQYQRAGVRFLAPFAAHPLDGGRRLTHLLGPNWLLDVSHLVAPHARVLDPRVASLEGGRVLVGREPGVTSIEVRSPLSDSILGEQALAVTDDKVSVLELRVQPVMGISLTLSRGTAHPGEVTATCWAQSALPAPKQEVALSLWLSFSDHTVAPAELYDRRDLGLSVSAEEPGAILPAEEQGAQLGVVVSGAGAEGLPLHVALHPPEPCRRGRHRVPLASGTAWLGLPPASTPAPALPSSPAWSPPATEATMGGERQAAGSVGDNIGVRGKFERAEEEARKEDTKAREEEEEEEEEMVPAPQRVTDLELGMYALLGIFCVAIFVFLVNGVVFVLRYQRKEPPDSATDPTSPQPHNWVWLGTDQEELSRQLDRQSPGLPKGEGGCPCESGGGGEAPTLAPGPPGGTTSSSSTLARKEAGGRRKRVEFVTFAPAPPAQPPEEPVGAPAVQSILVAGEEDIRWVCEDMGLKDPEELRNYMERIRGSS, from the exons ATGTGCGCGCTGATGGCCGGGCGCGCGGCAGCGGCCCCCCGGGGGCCCTACGGCCCcttgctctgcctcctggtgGCCCTCGCCGTGGACGTCGTGAGAG TGGACTGTGGCCAGGCTCCCCTGGACCCTGTCTACCTGCCGGCAGCCCTGGAGCTCCTAGACGCCCCTGAGCACTTCCGTGTGCAGCACGTGGGCCACTACCCACCTGCCAACTCCTCTCTGAGCTCCCGATCTGAGACTTTTCTGCTCCTGCAGCCCTGGCCCAGGGCCCAGCCACTTCTCCGGGCCTCCTACCCACCTTTTGCCACTCAGCAG GTGGTCCCTCCTCGAGTCACTGAGCCCCACCAACGGCCAGTCCCATGGGACGTGCGGGCCGTGTCAGTGGAAGCGGCCGTGACTCCGGCGGAGCCACACGCCCGGGTTCTCTTCCACCTCAAAGGGCAGGATTGGCCACCAGGGTCTGGCAGCCTGCCCTGTGCCCGGCTCCATGCCACGCACCCTGCGGGCACTGCCCACCAAGCCTGCCGCTTCCAG CCATCCCTGGGCGCCTGCGTGGTGGAGCTGGAGCTTCCCTCGCACTGGTTCTCCCAGGCCTCCACCACACGGGCCGAGCTGGCCTACACGCTTGAGCCTGCGGCCGAGGGCCCCGGGGGCTGTGGCTCCGGTGAGGAGAACGACCCGGGGGAGCAGGCCCTCCCAGTGGGGGGTGTGGAGCTGCGCCCAGCAGATCCCCCGCAGTACCAGGAGGTACCACTGGACGAGGCTGTGACTCTGCGGGTGCCTGACGTGCCAGTGCGGCCTGGCCAGCTCTTTAGTGCTACCCTCCTGCTTCGGCACAACTTCACAGCCAGCCTCCTGACCCTGCG GATCAAGGTGAAGAAGGGGCTGCATGTGACAGCCGcccgcccagcccagcccacactGTGGACTGCCAAGCTGGACCGCTTCAAGGGTTCCAAGCACCACACCACCCTCATCACCTGCCACCGTGCTGGGCTCACAGAGCCAGATTCCAG TCCCCTTGAACTGTTTGAGTTCCTGTGGGTGGACTTCGTGGTGGAGAATAGCACTGGTGGGGGCGTAGCGGTCACTCGCCCCGTCACGTGGCAGCTGGAGTACCCCGGCCAGGCCCCTGAAGCAGAGAAGGACAAAATGGTGTGGGAAATCCTGGTGTCAGAGCGAGACATCAGAGCCCTTATCCCACTGGCCAAG gcTGAGGAGCTGGTGAATACAGCACCACTGACTGGAGTGCCCCAGCATGTCCCCGTGCGCCTTGTCACTGTGGACGGCGGGGGGGCCTTGGTGGAGGTGACAGAGCATGTCGGCTGTGAGTCGGCCAACACGCAGGTCCTGCAG GTGTCTGAGGCCTGTGATGCCGTGTTCGTGGCTGGCAAGGAGAGCCGGGGCGCCCGGGGGGTGCGGGTGGACTTCTGGTGGCGCCGGCTCCGAGCCTCGCTGCGGCTGACGGTGTGGGCCCCGCTGCTACCACTGCGCATCGAGCTCACCGACACCACCCTCGAGCAGGTCCGCGGCTGGAGGGTACCTAGCTCTGCCGAAGG GCCTGCGGAACCCGCCGCAGAGGCGGTAGATGAGACTGAGCGGCGCGCCCGTGGCTGCCACCTGCAGTACCAGCGCGCCGGTGTGCGCTTCCTCGCCCCCTTCGCTGCCCACCCGCTGGATGGCGGCCGCCGCCTCACGCACCTGCTTGGCCCCAACTGGCTGCTAGACGTGTCCCACCTTGTGGCGCCACATGCCCGCGTGCTGGACCCGCGTGTAGCCTCGCTGGAGGGCGGCCGCGTCCTGGTGGGCCGGGAGCCCGGTGTCACCTCCATTGAG GTGCGTTCCCCGCTGTCTGACTCCATCCTGGGGGAGCAGGCCCTGGCTGTGACGGACGACAAGGTCTCAGTGCTGGAGCTGAGGGTGCAGCCAGTGATGGGCATCTCGCTGACCTTGAGCCGGGGCACTGCCCACCCCGGGGAGGTCACAGCCACGTGCTGGGCACAGTCAGCCCTTCCCGCCCCAAAGCAG GAGGTGGCCCTCTCCCTATGGCTGTCCTTCTCTGATCACACTGTGGCCCCGGCTGAGCTCTACGACCGCCGTGACCTGGGACTGTCCGTCTCAGCCGAGGAGCCTGGTGCCATCCTGCCAGCTGAGGAGCAGGGCGCCCAGCTTGGGGTGGTGGTGAGTGGGGCAGGCGCCGAGGGGCTGCCGCTGCATGTGGCTCTGCACCCGCCCGAGCCCTGCCGCCGGGGCCGCCACCGTGTGCCTCTGGCCTCTGGCACCGCCTGGCTGGGGCTGCCCCCTGCCTCCactccagcccctgccctcccATCCAGCCCTGCTTGGAGCCCACCAGCCACAGAAGCCACCATGGGTGGTGAACGGCAGGCGGCAGGCAGTGTCGGGGACAACATAGGTGTGAGGGGCAAGTTTGAGCgggcagaggaggaggccagGAAGGAGGACACCAaagccagggaggaggaggaggaagaggaggaggagatggtcCCTGCCCCTCAGCGTGTCACCGACCTAGAGCTGGGCATGTACGCCCTGCTGGGAATCTTCTGCGTGGCCATCTTCGTCTTCTTGGTCAATGGTGTGGTCTTCGTCCTGCGCTATCAGCGCAAAGAGCCTCCCGACAGTGCCACTGATCCCACCTCCCCCCAGCCCCACAACTGGGTCTGGCTGGGCACTGACCAGGAGGAACTGAGCCGCCAGCTGGACCGGCAGTCCCCTGGCCTGCCCAAGGGGGAGGGGGGCTGCCCCTGTGagagtgggggaggaggggaggcccCTACTCTGGCCCCTGGCCCTCCTGGGGGCACCACCAGCTCCTCAAGCACCCTGGCCCGAAAGGAGGCTGGGGGGCGGCGGAAGCGAGTAGAGTTCGTGACATTTGCGCCAGCCCCTCCAGCCCAGCCACCTGAGGAGCCTGTAGGGGCCCCTGCTGTGCAGTCCATCCTTGTGGCAGGCGAGGAGGACATCCGCTGGGTGTGTGAGGACATGGGGCTGAAGGACCCTGAGGAGCTTCGCAACTACATGGAGAGGATCCGGGGCAGCTCCTGA
- the TMEM109 gene encoding transmembrane protein 109, with translation MAASSISSRWGKHLFKAILMVLVALILLHSALAQSHQDSAPPGQQKREAPVDLLTQIGRSVRGTLDAWIGPETMHLVSESSSQVLWAISSAISVAFFALSGISAQLLNALGLAGDYLAQGLKLSPGQVQTFLLWGAGALVAYWLLSLLLGLVLALLGRILWGLKLVIFLAGFVALVRSVPDPSTRALLLLALLILYALLSRLTGSRASGAQLEAKVRGLERQVEELRWRQRRAAKGARSVEEE, from the exons ATGGCAGCCTCCAGCATCAGTTCACGATGGGGAAAGCATCTGTTCAAAGCCATCCTGATGGTCCTAGTGGCCCTCATCCTCCTCCACTCAGCATTGGCCCAGTCCCATCAAGACTCTGCACCACCGGGCCAGCAGAAGAGAGAGGCCCCAGTTGATCTCTTGACCCAGATAGGTCGATCTGTGCGGGGGACACTGGATGCCTGGATTGGGCCAGAGACCATGCACCTGGTGTCAGAG TCTTCGTCCCAAGTGTTGTGGGCCATCTCATCAGCCATTTCTGTGGCCTTCTTTGCTCTGTCTGGGATCTCCGCACAGCTGCTAAATGCCTTGGGGCTGGCTG GTGATTACCTCGCCCAGGGCCTGAAGCTCAGCCCTGGCCAAGTCCAGACCTTCCTGCTGTGGGGAGCAGGGGCCCTGGTTGCCTACTGGCTGCTGTCCCTGCTCCTCGGCTTGGTCTTGGCCTTGCTGGGGCGGATCCTGTGGGGCCTGAAGCTTGTCATCTTCCTGGCCGGCTTTGTGGCCCTGGTGAGGTCGGTGCCCGACCCTTCCACCCGGGCCTTGCTACTCCTGGCCTTGCTGATCCTCTACGCCCTGCTGAGCCGGCTCACTGGCTCCCGAGCCTCTGGGGCCCAACTTGAGGCCAAGGTGCGAGGGCTGGAGCGCCAGGTGGAGGAGCTGCGCTGGCGCCAGAGGCGAGCGGCCAAGGGGGCCCGCAGTGTGGAGGAGGAGTGA